A single window of Paenibacillus sp. SYP-B4298 DNA harbors:
- a CDS encoding MFS transporter translates to MQSTKSRWPWVVVDHRQRSKNETTGESKPSSSGSSSKWKEYIALATVPLVLVLGNSMLVPILPDIERQLSISNFQSSLIITLFSVTAGLFIPIAGYLSDRFSRKSVILPSLAVYGAAGILAGFGAVWGSYTIVIWARALQGLGAAGTAPIAMALVGDMYKDGNESEALGLIEASNGAGKVVSPILGSLFALIIWYAPFFAFPFFCALSLLAMIWLIHEPKKKTQAPPVKYYLRQIGVIFREQGGWLIPSFFVGALALFILFGALFYLSDILEKPPYSIDGVAKGGILAIPLLGLVVTAYICGRKIKNNGPLMKRLMAIGLAAMTLALGAAILLYNQLYLLIGLLLLSSIGTGLVLPCLNTMIAGAVDRQHRGIIMSLYSSLRFLGVAFGPPLFGWLMGYSQLLLFSLITALAAISLILSLWRIHPPAKAGDTPSTA, encoded by the coding sequence ATGCAATCGACCAAAAGCAGATGGCCCTGGGTCGTCGTCGACCACAGGCAGCGAAGCAAGAACGAAACGACAGGGGAGAGCAAGCCCTCCTCTTCAGGCAGCTCCTCCAAGTGGAAGGAATATATCGCCCTGGCTACAGTTCCGCTTGTATTGGTGCTCGGCAACTCGATGCTGGTACCCATCCTGCCCGATATCGAACGCCAGCTTTCAATCAGCAACTTTCAATCGAGCCTGATTATAACCTTATTTTCGGTGACTGCCGGGCTTTTCATACCTATAGCGGGTTATTTATCGGATCGCTTCAGCCGCAAGTCCGTCATTCTCCCCTCCCTAGCAGTCTACGGCGCCGCGGGTATTCTGGCGGGCTTCGGAGCTGTGTGGGGCTCGTATACGATCGTCATCTGGGCACGTGCGCTGCAAGGTCTTGGCGCCGCAGGCACGGCGCCGATTGCCATGGCACTGGTAGGCGATATGTACAAGGATGGCAACGAGAGCGAGGCGCTAGGCTTAATTGAGGCTTCCAATGGAGCGGGCAAAGTCGTCAGTCCCATTCTAGGCTCTCTGTTCGCTCTAATTATCTGGTATGCGCCGTTTTTTGCTTTTCCCTTCTTCTGTGCTCTATCGCTGCTGGCGATGATCTGGCTCATCCACGAGCCCAAGAAGAAGACACAGGCTCCCCCGGTGAAATACTACCTCCGCCAGATCGGGGTGATCTTTCGGGAGCAGGGTGGCTGGCTCATCCCTTCCTTCTTTGTCGGCGCACTCGCCTTATTTATTTTATTCGGCGCCTTATTTTACCTATCGGACATCCTGGAGAAGCCGCCTTATTCGATTGATGGCGTTGCGAAAGGGGGCATCCTTGCGATTCCACTGCTCGGGCTTGTCGTGACGGCTTATATCTGTGGACGGAAGATCAAAAACAACGGCCCACTCATGAAGCGGCTGATGGCCATCGGACTCGCCGCTATGACTTTAGCTCTGGGCGCTGCCATCTTGCTGTATAACCAGTTGTACCTGCTGATTGGACTTCTTCTCCTGTCCAGCATCGGCACTGGACTGGTATTGCCTTGCCTGAATACGATGATCGCTGGTGCTGTCGACCGCCAGCATCGAGGCATAATCATGTCGCTGTACAGCAGCCTGCGCTTTCTTGGCGTCGCCTTTGGCCCGCCATTGTTCGGCTGGCTCATGGGATATTCCCAGCTACTGCTGTTCAGTCTGATTACAGCCCTGGCTGCCATCTCCCTCATTCTATCGTTATGGCGTATTCATCCACCGGCCAAGGCTGGCGACACCCCTTCCACGGCATAG
- a CDS encoding GntR family transcriptional regulator, whose amino-acid sequence MQAPKYQSLKDHVYDYIAQKIQDGTLLPNQKINEAEICKRLDISRTPTREALFQLTSDNLLDYIPRRGFIVKPFDTKEKLNVSQIIGSLDALAATLAADRLTERDIADMEALCHKIDQDISQFDFSHYHKDQYDFHEIYIRKCDNPHLIELMGSLKNSFIRQSYLSSDHNKLALVLKQVNGEHFKIVEYFKAQDKGSLEALLKYHWRIIDTEML is encoded by the coding sequence ATGCAAGCGCCAAAATACCAATCGTTAAAGGATCATGTATACGACTATATTGCTCAGAAAATCCAGGATGGAACGTTGCTTCCCAACCAAAAAATCAATGAAGCCGAAATTTGCAAAAGACTGGACATTAGCCGGACACCCACCCGCGAGGCGCTGTTTCAGCTAACCTCCGACAACCTGCTCGACTATATTCCCCGCCGCGGCTTTATCGTCAAGCCGTTTGACACCAAGGAGAAATTGAATGTCTCGCAGATTATCGGCTCTCTGGATGCCTTGGCCGCGACGCTTGCAGCCGATCGCCTGACAGAGAGGGATATTGCAGATATGGAGGCTCTATGCCACAAGATTGACCAGGATATTAGCCAATTCGATTTCTCCCATTATCATAAAGATCAATATGACTTCCATGAAATCTACATTCGCAAATGCGACAACCCGCATCTCATCGAGCTGATGGGCTCGCTCAAGAACAGCTTTATTCGCCAATCCTATCTGAGCAGCGATCACAACAAGCTGGCGCTCGTGTTGAAACAGGTTAACGGAGAGCATTTCAAGATCGTCGAATACTTCAAGGCTCAGGATAAGGGCAGCCTGGAGGCACTGCTGAAATACCATTGGAGGATTATTGATACAGAGATGCTCTAA
- the cimA gene encoding citramalate synthase, producing the protein MTRQISIFDTTLRDGTQGEGISLSADDKLKIAQKLDSLGVHYIEGGNPGSNSKDIEFFKRVQSLKLNAKITAFGSTRRKNSVAEHDSSLLRIVESGVPAATLVGKSWDFHVHTALQTTLEENLAMIADSFAFLKRSGLEAIYDAEHFFDGYKHNPEYALAALRSAHEAGADWIVLCDTNGGTLPSEVHEIVSRVREELGAPIGIHTHNDCELAVANSLAAVNAGATQVQGTINGYGERCGNANLCSIIPNLQLKMNYDCIRAEQLGQLTNVARYISEIANVHMPVNQAYVGNAAFAHKGGIHVSAIMKDSKTYEHIAPELVGNKQRILVSELAGQSNIISKAQELGLDIHANNEKTKDIIDQIKELEHQGYQFEGADASLELLLREAFGEGKKVFTTESIKLLVEKGNGQLLSEAIVKINVDGETVYTAAEGNGPVNALDNALRKALVRFYPSIMNVHLSDYKVRVIDENDATSAKVRVLIESTDFNNTWSTVGVSSNIVEASWQALVDSIRYALLNSAKVASNDPEHREQLGLVNH; encoded by the coding sequence ATGACACGACAAATCTCCATTTTTGATACGACGCTGCGCGACGGCACGCAGGGCGAAGGGATCAGCCTGTCAGCAGACGACAAGCTGAAGATTGCCCAGAAGCTCGACTCGCTTGGCGTTCATTACATTGAGGGAGGCAACCCGGGAAGCAACAGCAAGGATATTGAGTTTTTCAAACGGGTGCAATCGCTGAAGCTAAACGCAAAGATTACCGCCTTTGGCAGTACACGACGCAAGAACAGTGTGGCCGAGCATGACAGCAGCCTGTTGCGCATCGTAGAGTCCGGCGTTCCCGCCGCCACTCTGGTCGGCAAGTCATGGGACTTCCATGTTCATACCGCCCTGCAGACGACATTGGAGGAGAATCTGGCGATGATTGCCGATTCGTTCGCCTTCTTGAAGCGCAGCGGATTGGAAGCCATCTACGACGCAGAGCATTTCTTTGACGGGTACAAGCATAACCCGGAGTATGCGCTGGCTGCGCTGCGCAGCGCTCATGAGGCAGGGGCTGACTGGATCGTGCTGTGTGATACGAACGGAGGCACGCTGCCGAGCGAGGTGCATGAGATCGTCTCCCGTGTTCGTGAAGAGCTGGGTGCCCCGATCGGCATTCATACGCATAACGACTGCGAGTTGGCTGTTGCCAATTCACTGGCAGCCGTTAACGCTGGTGCTACTCAAGTGCAAGGGACGATTAATGGATACGGTGAACGCTGTGGCAATGCCAACCTGTGCTCCATCATCCCCAATCTGCAGTTGAAGATGAACTATGACTGCATTCGTGCAGAGCAGCTTGGCCAATTGACCAATGTCGCCCGTTATATTAGCGAGATTGCCAATGTCCATATGCCGGTTAACCAAGCCTATGTCGGCAATGCTGCCTTTGCCCACAAGGGCGGCATCCATGTATCGGCGATTATGAAGGATTCCAAAACCTATGAGCATATTGCTCCGGAGCTGGTCGGCAACAAGCAGCGTATTCTTGTATCCGAGTTGGCTGGACAGAGCAATATTATCTCCAAGGCGCAGGAGCTTGGACTCGACATTCACGCCAATAATGAGAAGACGAAGGATATTATCGACCAGATCAAGGAGCTTGAGCATCAAGGCTATCAGTTTGAAGGCGCTGATGCCTCCTTGGAGCTGCTGCTGCGCGAGGCTTTCGGAGAAGGCAAGAAGGTCTTCACAACAGAGTCCATCAAGCTGCTTGTCGAGAAAGGCAATGGACAGCTACTCTCTGAAGCCATCGTTAAGATTAATGTTGATGGCGAGACCGTCTACACCGCGGCAGAGGGGAACGGCCCGGTGAATGCGCTGGACAATGCCTTGCGCAAGGCGCTGGTTCGGTTCTATCCGAGCATCATGAATGTGCATCTGTCTGATTACAAGGTTCGGGTGATCGACGAGAATGATGCGACCTCTGCCAAGGTGCGGGTGCTGATCGAGTCCACAGACTTTAACAACACCTGGAGCACTGTCGGTGTATCGAGCAACATTGTCGAAGCTAGCTGGCAGGCGCTTGTCGATAGCATACGCTATGCGCTGCTGAACAGCGCCAAGGTAGCAAGCAATGACCCTGAGCATCGGGAGCAGCTTGGACTGGTCAATCACTAA
- a CDS encoding TlpA family protein disulfide reductase: MKKFGILATSIAVLILLFVLWNQNQISLLTSGQQAEAQPKPGYAAPVIELPGLDEQTYTAGGSHPKLLMVNFWASWCGPCELEAPDLVALYEKYGDKLELYGVNATFYDKERQARQFVTDFNLNFPILMDREGEATKLYKVSTFPTTLLIDRDGTVKERVVGVITREQWEKRIEALLQDEAGS, encoded by the coding sequence ATGAAAAAATTTGGAATCCTCGCAACGTCCATTGCTGTGTTGATTCTATTGTTTGTGCTATGGAACCAAAATCAGATCAGTCTGCTGACTTCCGGCCAGCAAGCGGAGGCTCAGCCGAAGCCGGGCTATGCAGCTCCGGTTATTGAGCTTCCGGGTCTGGATGAGCAGACCTATACGGCAGGTGGGTCGCATCCTAAGCTGTTGATGGTCAATTTCTGGGCCTCATGGTGTGGACCGTGTGAGCTGGAGGCTCCCGATCTGGTCGCCTTGTATGAGAAATACGGGGATAAGCTGGAGCTGTACGGGGTGAACGCCACGTTCTATGATAAGGAACGGCAAGCAAGGCAATTCGTCACGGACTTTAATCTGAACTTCCCTATTCTGATGGATCGCGAGGGAGAGGCAACCAAGCTATATAAGGTTTCCACCTTTCCGACAACCTTGCTGATTGACAGAGATGGCACCGTCAAGGAGCGAGTCGTCGGGGTCATCACGCGCGAGCAATGGGAGAAGCGAATCGAAGCGCTGCTGCAGGACGAAGCGGGCTCCTAA